CGCGAGGGTATCGAACTGCGCCAGAGCTATCTGCGCGTGGCCAAGCGCGCCGCCGTCATGGTGGGACGCTACACGCTGCCCACCAGTTCAAGCGCGCCCGGCGAGAACTCAAATTCCTGCGCACCCGGCTTGGCCGCATCATCCGTGACATCAGACGCAAGATCGAGGGCGACCCTGCGCGCGAGGATCGCTTTGGTCCGCGGCTCGATCTCGCCCGCCGGGTTCGCCATCAAGAGCAGCGTCAGCGCGGTCCCAAGGTCTACTCGTTGCACGCCCCCGAGGTGGAGTGCATCGGCAAAGGCACGGCCCGGGCACCTTACGAGTTTGGCTGCAAAGTCTCGATTGCCACGCCTGCCACAGCGCCCAAAGGCGGGCAGTTCGTGCTGCATGCCAAGGCCCTGCACGGCAATCCCTATGACGGCCACACGCTCGGTCCCGTCATCGCCGATCTCGAAAAGCTCACAGGGGTCCAGCGCGCCGCATCCACGGCGATAAGGGCTATCGCGGCCACAACTATCCAAACCGGTTCAAGGTCTGGATCAGCGGCCAGGTTCGCCGCGTCACCAACGCCATCCACGAGATGCGGCGCCGCGCCGCCATCGAGCCTGTGATCGGCCATCTCAAGGACGACCACCGAATGCGCCGCAACCATCTCAAGGGCCGCGATGGCGACCGCATCAACGCGGTGCTCGCCGCCGCCGGCTACAACTTCAGCCTCTCCGCCACTGGTTCACGGAACTTTTACGCGTCCTGCTCTGGACACGCTGTCGCCGTCTATCGCAACGCCTCGCGTAAAACGGTGCTCAGAAACGTTCTTCACGAACGACTTTCTAATCCCAGGTATATGGGCCGCATATCAGGGCATGATTGAGCTACGCTGAACTTGCGCCTCAACTAGGGTCAGATTTCGGCGGATGTCCTCGCCGTAATCGGACCATCGGCTGTCCTCCTTCCGCCGATGGAGGTCGGCACGTTGCCTAGCAGCGTCGCTCCTCCCGGACATACTTCCGCCCGGCCGCTAAAGGCGGCCGGGCCTTTTTTTTCACCAGGATCTCTCACGATTATCGAGCCCGCAAATCGTTGACAGGCGGTCGAATTCTCGACCAAGACCAGTCCCAGATCAACGGTCGGCCGGAGCGGATGCGGCGCGTAGTTCGCGGGCGGCGGAGACCATGTTGACCAGCGCGGGGCGAACCTCCTCCCATTTGCGCGTCTTCAGGCCGCAGTCCGGATTGACCCAGAGTTGCGAATCCTGCAGCCGCTTTCGAGCCAAAGCCACGAGCTCTTTCATCTCGCTCGACTCGGGCACGCGCGGAGAATGGATATCGTACACGCCCGGCCCGATTTGATTCGGATTGTAATTCCGGAACGCGTCGAGCAGCTCCATCTTCGAGCGCGAAGTCTCGATCGAGATGACATCCGCGTCCATTGCAGCAATCGCATCGATGATGTCGTTGAATTCCGAGTAGCACATGTGGGTATGGATCTGGGTTTGATCGGCGACGCCCGATGAGCAGATGCGAAAGCAATCCCCGGCCCACTCGAGATAAGCCGTCCACTCCGATCGACGCGGCGGCAATCCTTCGCGCAGCGCAGCCTCGTCGATCTGGATCATGGCCGCACCAGCATTTTCGAGATCGCCGACTTCGTCTCGGATCGCGAGCGCAATTTGACGACAGAGCTCGCCTCGGGGAATATCATCGCGAACAAACGACCAGTTCAAGATCGTCACTGGTCCGGTCAACATCGCCTTCATCGGCTTCTCGGTTAGCGATTGCGCGTACCGCCACCAACCCACAGTGATCGGTCTCGGCCGTGAGACATCGCCAAACAAGATCGGCGGCCGGACACAGCGCGAACCATAGGATTGTACCCAGCCGTTTTTGGTAAATGCGAAGCCGGCGAGTTGTTCGCCGAAGTACTGCACCATGTCATTGCGCTCAAACTCGCCGTGCACGAGCACGTCCAGGCCAATGTCCTCCTGCCAACGTACGGCACGGGCAGTCTCTTCCTTGAGGAACTCGTCGTATTGTCCGTCGCTCATCGCGCCTCGCGCGTGTGCTGCGCGGGCATTGCGGACCTCCGCAGTCTGCGGAAACGATCCGATCGTCGTGGTAGGAAACGCCGGTAGTTTGAAGCGCTTGCGCTGGATCTCGGCACGACTGGCAAATGGACTGGCGCGCCGGCGCGTGGTCTGGTTCATCGCTCTCATCCGGACGGCGACACCGGCATCTTGGATCTTTGGCGAAGTCCCACGATTGGTGGTGACGCGCTCCGATTCCGCAAGAGCGCCGGCAACATTCTGATCACCCGCAAGAGCGCGCGCCAAGGTCGCAAGGTCGCGAATCTTCTGAACCGAGAATGCAAGCCAACTCTTGACGTCTGAAGCGAGCTCCGTCTCGAGTTCAACATCGACCGGCACGTGAAGCAGCGAACAGGAGGGAGCGATTTGTATGCGATCCTTGCCGAGCTTCGCGATAGCGGGATCGAGCCGCTGGCGCAGTGCCGACAAATTCGTTCGCCACACATTGCGGCCGTCTATCGCGCCGAGTGACACGACAAGATCACTTCGCTTGGCGGTAATGATCTGGCCCAATAACGCTGGCGCCCGAACCAGGTCGACGTGCAGCCCGGCGACAGGCAGGCGCAAGGCGGTGGGAAGATTGTCGCCGAGGCCACCGAAATAGCTGGCGACCATGATCTTGATGGCCGGCCCTTCCTTGGCGAGCCGGTCATAGGCATGTAGCAAGGATTTTCTTGATTCCTCATCCAGATCAAGAACCAGGCAGGGCTCGTCGAACTGAACCCAATTTGCCCCACGTTTGGCCAATTCCTGCAGAACCTCGATATAAACCTGTAGCAGGTCATCCAGTAGTGACAGTGGC
This Bradyrhizobium sp. CCBAU 53421 DNA region includes the following protein-coding sequences:
- the metE gene encoding 5-methyltetrahydropteroyltriglutamate--homocysteine S-methyltransferase produces the protein MSLLSLPVATLGTPRIGPRRELKFALESYWAGRTSEQQLLEDAAGLRAANWARQKSLGVTVIPSNDFSLYDHVLDTSVMVGAIPEVYASKAEPVSLKTYFAMARGSQYDSRGASCGHGSRGDGAPAQEMTKWFDTNYHYMVPEFHRGQTFRLSSRKPIEEYEEAKALGFQTRPVLIGPVTFLKLGKSADPAFQPLSLLDDLLQVYIEVLQELAKRGANWVQFDEPCLVLDLDEESRKSLLHAYDRLAKEGPAIKIMVASYFGGLGDNLPTALRLPVAGLHVDLVRAPALLGQIITAKRSDLVVSLGAIDGRNVWRTNLSALRQRLDPAIAKLGKDRIQIAPSCSLLHVPVDVELETELASDVKSWLAFSVQKIRDLATLARALAGDQNVAGALAESERVTTNRGTSPKIQDAGVAVRMRAMNQTTRRRASPFASRAEIQRKRFKLPAFPTTTIGSFPQTAEVRNARAAHARGAMSDGQYDEFLKEETARAVRWQEDIGLDVLVHGEFERNDMVQYFGEQLAGFAFTKNGWVQSYGSRCVRPPILFGDVSRPRPITVGWWRYAQSLTEKPMKAMLTGPVTILNWSFVRDDIPRGELCRQIALAIRDEVGDLENAGAAMIQIDEAALREGLPPRRSEWTAYLEWAGDCFRICSSGVADQTQIHTHMCYSEFNDIIDAIAAMDADVISIETSRSKMELLDAFRNYNPNQIGPGVYDIHSPRVPESSEMKELVALARKRLQDSQLWVNPDCGLKTRKWEEVRPALVNMVSAARELRAASAPADR